A stretch of Flexivirga aerilata DNA encodes these proteins:
- a CDS encoding sucrase ferredoxin, with protein sequence MTQSGDFRCAVQARLRGDDQAGTAAPAHGWVLIEHHGPWPFGGFAELPIDPSIVQPVRHAAQRIGARVLLIRRYGRRAAGVPLRWAVLRYDAAGNHSQQWGTWTTDEDLLQIVPGTEAPGRTDLPPVFLVCTHGVHDACCAIRGRPVAAALTEVWPENTWECSHVGGDRFAANLLVLPSGVYFGEVEPAEAVEVVRDLLHGRVSASHLRGYADLNPPAQVAVIEVLRRFGPAGRHAIRVEKAVRAGERWRVLLACAPPLPPRIEVELQAHQLPEAKLTCRAPMPTQAVGFALVELRAG encoded by the coding sequence GTGACGCAGAGCGGGGACTTCAGGTGTGCCGTCCAGGCCCGCCTGCGGGGTGACGACCAGGCCGGCACGGCGGCCCCGGCGCACGGTTGGGTGCTGATCGAGCACCACGGGCCGTGGCCGTTCGGCGGCTTCGCGGAGTTGCCGATCGACCCCTCGATCGTGCAGCCGGTCCGGCACGCGGCGCAGCGAATCGGCGCGCGGGTGTTGCTGATCCGGCGCTACGGGCGCCGGGCGGCGGGCGTGCCGCTGCGCTGGGCCGTGCTGCGCTACGACGCCGCCGGCAACCACAGCCAGCAGTGGGGCACGTGGACCACCGACGAGGACCTGCTGCAGATCGTGCCGGGGACCGAGGCACCGGGACGCACCGACCTGCCGCCGGTCTTCCTGGTCTGCACACACGGTGTGCACGACGCGTGTTGCGCGATCCGAGGGCGGCCGGTGGCGGCAGCGCTCACCGAGGTGTGGCCCGAAAACACCTGGGAATGCAGCCATGTCGGCGGTGACCGGTTTGCGGCGAACCTGCTGGTGCTGCCGTCCGGCGTCTACTTCGGCGAGGTCGAGCCGGCCGAGGCGGTCGAGGTCGTCCGCGACCTGCTGCACGGGCGGGTGTCCGCCTCCCACCTGCGCGGGTATGCCGACCTGAACCCGCCGGCCCAGGTGGCGGTGATCGAGGTGCTGCGTCGCTTCGGTCCCGCGGGCCGGCACGCCATACGGGTGGAGAAGGCCGTGCGTGCGGGGGAGCGGTGGCGGGTCCTGCTGGCCTGTGCGCCGCCGCTGCCGCCGCGGATCGAGGTCGAACTGCAGGCCCACCAGCTGCCGGAGGCGAAACTCACCTGCCGGGCGCCGATGCCGACGCAGGCGGTCGGTTTCGCGCTCGTGGAGCTGCGGGCGGGATGA
- a CDS encoding PrsW family intramembrane metalloprotease — translation MPTMQPRADRRPLLRKWLYGALGALVFGFGGVAMLTLIGIQSGVTATVLGFVLSLIVVGVVVPVFLWLDRFEREPPWMLVFAFLWGACIATLGAAILNDVGSYLIDPLRDQQPGVAVWVAPVVEESMKGLGPLILLLLRRREIDGVVDGMVYAGLTAAGFAAVEDIVYLAAGYADSGDKGLVATFIVRVLMSPFAHPMFTICTGIGIGIAATTPHRWLRFVAPVVGWCCAVALHTVWNLGAVLSQNGWLIFYIALQLPLFLGFLALIVLARRHEARTIAVELGRYVGPGLLSPQEVTMLASVKERRYAVAWAERHGGKRAQREMREFQEAGSELAMIRARLDRGQTDPKTVQAEHELLQLVGRRRAQFLGTALYRYYDDSGITRGGEQPV, via the coding sequence ATGCCGACCATGCAGCCCCGAGCGGACCGTCGCCCGCTGCTGCGCAAATGGCTGTATGGCGCACTCGGCGCTCTCGTGTTCGGCTTCGGCGGTGTGGCGATGCTCACCCTGATCGGCATCCAATCGGGCGTCACGGCAACGGTTTTGGGCTTCGTCCTGTCGCTGATCGTCGTCGGCGTCGTCGTGCCGGTGTTTCTCTGGCTGGACCGTTTCGAGCGCGAACCACCGTGGATGCTTGTCTTCGCGTTCCTGTGGGGCGCGTGCATCGCGACCCTGGGCGCGGCGATCCTCAACGACGTCGGCTCCTACCTGATCGACCCGTTGCGCGACCAGCAACCCGGCGTCGCGGTGTGGGTTGCGCCGGTCGTGGAGGAGTCGATGAAGGGCCTCGGCCCGTTGATCCTCCTGCTGCTGCGGCGGCGGGAGATCGACGGCGTCGTCGACGGGATGGTCTACGCCGGCCTGACCGCCGCGGGGTTCGCCGCGGTCGAGGACATCGTGTATCTCGCTGCGGGATATGCCGATTCGGGCGACAAGGGACTGGTCGCCACCTTCATCGTGCGCGTGCTGATGAGCCCGTTCGCGCACCCGATGTTCACGATCTGCACCGGCATCGGGATCGGCATCGCCGCCACGACCCCGCACCGGTGGCTGCGGTTCGTCGCACCAGTGGTCGGCTGGTGCTGTGCGGTCGCGTTGCACACCGTCTGGAACCTCGGCGCGGTCCTCTCCCAGAACGGCTGGCTGATCTTCTACATCGCGCTCCAACTGCCGCTCTTCCTCGGCTTCCTCGCGCTGATCGTGCTCGCGCGGCGGCACGAGGCCCGGACGATCGCGGTCGAACTCGGCCGCTACGTCGGTCCCGGGCTGTTGTCCCCGCAGGAGGTGACGATGCTCGCGTCGGTGAAGGAGCGGCGCTACGCGGTCGCCTGGGCCGAGCGGCACGGCGGCAAGCGGGCGCAGCGCGAGATGCGCGAATTCCAGGAGGCCGGCAGCGAACTCGCGATGATCCGCGCCCGGCTCGACCGCGGCCAGACCGACCCCAAGACGGTGCAGGCCGAGCACGAGCTGCTGCAGCTGGTCGGCCGGCGTCGCGCACAGTTCCTCGGCACGGCGCTCTACCGCTACTACGACGACAGCGGGATCACCCGCGGCGGGGAGCAGCCGGTATGA
- the orn gene encoding oligoribonuclease, whose amino-acid sequence MSEDKARSDRIVWIDCEMTGLSLTDDALIEVAALVTDFDLNQLGDGVDVIIKPSDGALEQMNDFVRDMHTKSGLLEELSHGVTMEEAQQQVLDYIREFAPDEGRWPLGGNTVATDRGFLARDMPELEAHLHYRIIDVSSIKELSRRWFPRAYFNAPEKNGGHRALADIRESIEELRYYREAVFVPPPGPDSKQAKKIAEKYSGE is encoded by the coding sequence GTGAGTGAGGACAAGGCACGCAGCGACCGCATCGTCTGGATCGACTGTGAGATGACCGGGTTGAGCCTGACCGACGACGCGCTGATCGAGGTCGCCGCGCTGGTCACCGACTTCGACCTGAACCAGCTGGGCGACGGCGTCGACGTGATCATCAAACCGTCCGACGGGGCGCTGGAGCAGATGAACGACTTCGTGCGCGACATGCACACCAAAAGCGGTCTGCTGGAAGAGCTTTCACACGGCGTCACGATGGAGGAGGCGCAGCAGCAGGTGCTGGACTACATCCGGGAGTTCGCCCCGGACGAGGGCCGCTGGCCGCTCGGCGGCAACACCGTCGCCACCGATCGCGGCTTCCTGGCCCGCGACATGCCGGAGCTCGAGGCGCACCTGCACTACCGCATCATCGACGTCTCCTCCATCAAGGAGCTGTCCCGCCGCTGGTTCCCGCGTGCCTACTTCAACGCCCCGGAGAAGAACGGCGGCCACCGGGCGCTCGCCGACATCCGGGAGTCCATCGAGGAGCTGCGCTACTACCGCGAGGCGGTCTTCGTGCCGCCGCCCGGCCCGGATTCGAAGCAGGCCAAGAAGATCGCCGAGAAGTACAGCGGCGAGTAG